TGGTTGTCGGTGGCCACCGCTCTGCTGGTTGAGCTGCCCCTGGCGGCGTTCATGATCGTCAGCGCGCTGCGGCTCATGCGACTGACCATGGAACGGTTCTGGCTGTTGGATCCCGGAATGCGGCTGTGGGAGCTGCCGCTCTTGCCGTGAGCGTAGAAATCCGTCCGGTGGGCAAACTGGAATACATGACCCAAGGCATCCTGACCGACCTGCAGATCGCCGCCCTCACTGCGGAGGAGCGAAGGGACCTGATCATCCGCCTGGAGCTCCCCGTGAGCGAGGTGGAGGACCCGGAGGTCCTGGTCCGGATGCGGCGGATCAGGCTGGGCCTCATCGCCGGCGGTTGCGTGGTGATGATCCCGTGGATCGGGTACCTGGCGACGTCGCTGCCCCAGAAGTACGTCGCCCACAACTGGCCGGTGACGTGGATCGGCTTCGACATCCTGCTGGTGTCGTTCATGGCGGCGACCGCCATCTTCGGTTATCTGCGCCGCTACCTGCTGCTCCTCACCGGGTTCACCACCGGGGTGCTGATGGTCTGCGATGTGTGGTTCGACCTCATGACCGCGAAGCCCGAGGACGCCTGGCTGTCGGTGATCACGGGCATGCTGGTCGAGGTCCCGATGGCATTCCTGCTGATCGGCGGCGCCCTGCGCCTCCTGCGGGTCAGCCTGACGCGCGTGTTGGTCGATCCGGGGCTCCGGCTGTGGCATTTTCCGCTGTTTCCGTAAGGCGGTACAGGTGCGGCTCGGCGAGCTCGTCGAGCAGGGCCGCCAGCTGGTCGACGAGCTGCTCCGGCTCCAGCCGAACGTCGCCGGCCAGCCAGGCGCTGATGGTCTGGCCAACCCCGCCGACCACGAAGTGGGCCGCGGCCTTGATGCGGTCGTTGGCCGGTAGCCGCAGCGCGTCGCCGACGTGCCGGCCGGACAGCATCGCGAATAGCGCGCTCGATTCCGCGCGTTTTCGGACGACGACCGGGTCGGCCAGCTGCGTGCTGAACAGCAAGCGCCCGACGCGGCCGTCACCGGCGATGGTGCGGACGATGTTGTCCATCCCCGCGCGGTTCTGCTCGTGCCGCCCGACCGCGGCAACGGCGGCCTGCGTGGTGGCGGCCAGGTCGGCGATCACCCAGTCGAAGACCGCGGCGACGAATTCGTCCTTGTCGGGGAAGCTTTCGTAGAAGTAGCGCGCGGCCAGCCCAGCGTGACGGCACACGCTGCGCACGGTGACCGCGGAGAAGTCTTGTCGCTCGGCGCCGAGCAGGTCCAGGCCGGCGGCCAACAACCGATTGCGGCGGGTGGCCAGCCGCTGCGCGGCCTCGATTCCGCGGTAGGGCCGATCGCGCGAGGTCGCGCTCATGCCAGCCATCTTGACACGTTATGGCAAACCCCGACAGAATCTGGAAACAAGCGTTGCCACATTTCCCGGATGCGCGGGGGAGGTCATTGCCGGTGCTGCATCAGACGGTCGGCGAACCGATTCCGCACGTCGAGCGCGGCGTCTCCGACCCGCCGCGGCGGGGGCGGCGGCGGCGGGCGGTGCCTATCGACGAGGCCCTGATGGGCATCAGCCTGCTGGCCGGCCCGGCGAACGTGATCATGCAGTTGGCGCGGCCCGGGGTCGGATACGGCGTGATGGAGAGCCGGGTCGAGAGCGGCCGGGTGGACCTGCATCCCGTCAAGCGGGCGCGCACCACGTTCACTTATCTGGCGGTGGCCCTGCGCGGCAGCGATTCGCAGAAGGCCGCCTTCCGGCGCGCCGTGAACCGGGCGCACGCACAGGTGTATTCGCTGCCCGAAAGCCCGGTGCCCTACCACGCATTCGATGTCGACCTGCAGCTGTGGGTGGGGGCGTGCCTGTATAAGGGCGGCGTCGACATCTACCGCACGTTTCTCGGTGAACTCAGCGACGAGGACGCCGACCGCCATTACCGGGAGGGCATGGCGCTGGCCACCACGCTGCAGGTGCCCCCGGAGCGGTGGCCGGCGGACCGCGCCGCCTTCGACCGCTACTGGCAGGAGTCGCTGGCCAAGGTGCGCATCGACGACGCCGTTCGCGACTACCTCTATCCCATCGCCGCGTCCCGCATACCCGGGCTCGCCCTGCCGCCCCGGCTGCAGCGCGCCGCCGACAGCCTCCCGCTGCTGATCACCACAGGTTTCCTGCCGCAGAGGTTTCGCGACGAGATGCGGTTGCCGTGGGACGCCGCGAGGCAGCGTCGCTTTGACCGCCTGGTCACGCTGTTGCGGGCAGGCAACCGCATGATGCCACGGTCCGTCCGGCAATTCCCGTTCAACGTCCTGCTGGCCGACGTCGACCGCCGGATCAGGACCGGGCGTCCGCTGGTCTGAGCGGGATCGTCAGCAGCAGTGCCTGCCCCGCCACGCCTCGCGTCCTTCGCGCAACGCCACCGCGGCGATGATCAGGGCGACCGCGGGATCGGCCCACGACCAGCCGAGTAGCGAGTTCAGCAGCAGCCCGACCAGCAGCACCCCGGAAAGGTATGTGCACAAAAGGGTTTGCTTCGAGTCGGCGACCGCGCTCGCCGAGCCGAGTTCCCGACCGGCGCGCCGCTGTGCGCGCGACAGCACCGGCATGACCACCAACGACAGCGCGGCCAGCCAGATCCCGACCACCGAGTGTGCGGCCGCCTCAGCGCCCCAGAGCGATCGGACTGATTCCACCGTCACGTAGCCGGCGAGCGCGAAGAACGACACCGCGATCAGCTTGAGGGCGGTGCGTTCGCGCGCCTCGGGGTCGGCGCCGGAGAATTGCCACGCCACAGCGGTGGCCGACGACACCTCGATCACCGAGTCGAGGCCGAAGCCGATCAGCGCGGTCGACGACGCCGCCGACCCGGCTCCGATCGCCACCGCCGCCTCTACCACGTTGTAGGAGATCGTCGCCGCGACAAGCATGCGCACGCGCCGCGACAACGCTATCCGACGCTGCGTTGCAACGGCTTTCGGGGCGAAATCCCCGCAGCACTCGTCCTTGCATTCCCCCTCAGACATTCGGGGCCTCGCAGTCGACGGCGAGCACGACCTGAACCAACTCGCCGAGCGCGCGGGCCAGGTGCGGGTCGGCCAACTCGTAGCGCACCTGCCGTCCTTCATAGCGGGCCGCCACCAGTCCGCAGCCGCGCAGGCACGACAGGTGGTTGGACACGTTGGACCTGGTCAGCCCCAGCCGGGACGCGAGTTGGCCTGGATAGCCCGCGCCGCCGAGCAGCGCCACCAGGATTCGGCATCGCGTCGGATCGGCCAGCGCCCGCCCTACCCGGGCCAGCGCCACTTCGTGATCCTCACACGTCAGCATCCAATGAACAATACAGCTACGGATGACCTTTGGACAGCGGGGGAGTTGTTAACGATAATCATTTTCAGTAAGCTGATCGACAACACGCCCAGCCCGTCGAGGAGTGTTTGTCGATGACGTCACCGATCTGGATGGCCTCGCCGCCCGAGGTGCACTCAGCGCTGCTCAGCAGCGGTCCCGGGCCCGGCCCCCTACTCGCCGCCGCGGGGGCGTGGGATGCGTTGAGCGCCGAATACGACTCAGTCGCAGCGGAACTCAGCTCCACCCTGGCGGCCGCACAGGCCGGCGCATGGGAGGGGCCGAGCGCGGAGTCGTACGTGGCCGCGCACGGCCCGTTCCTGGCGTGGCTGACGCAGGCCGGCGCGGCCAGCGCGGAAATGGCGGCAGGTCACCAGACCATGGCCGTGGCTTATACGACGGCGCTGGCGGCCATGCCGACGTTGCCCGAACTGGCAACCAATCACGTCGTCCATTCAGTGTTGCTCGCCACCAACTTCTTTGGGATCAATACCGTTCCGATCGCGGTCAACGAGGCCGACTACGTGCGGATGTGGGTTCAGGCCGCCACGACAATGGCGGCCTACCAAGCGGCTTCCAGCGCGACGGCGGCGTCGGCGCCGCAGGCCGCTCCCGCGCCGCAGATCGTGAAGTCCGGCGCTCAGACCCCAGCTCAGCCGTCGGCGGCGGGCAACCCGCTGCAGGCGGTCGAGCAGTTCCTGCAAAACTTCGTGCAGCAGATCCAAAACCTGGGCCAGCAGATCCAGAACTTCAACCCGTTCACGGAGTTCGAGAATGCGGTGAACAACCCGCAGCTCGACGCGTTCCTCCAGCAATTCGGGATCGGAAACGACGCGGTTGCCCACGACCCGGTGGTCGACAACGCCCTCGACGACTTCATCGCGAACATCCTGCGCAACTTCGGCTACAACTGGAACCCCGCCGAGGGCACCCTCAACGGGCTCGACTACGACGACTACACCGATCCGACCATGGCGGCCTTCTGGGTCGCGCGATCCCTCGAACTCAGCGAGGACTTCCAGCAGTTCTTCGTGTTACTGCAGACGAACCCGGTGGCCGCGATCCAATACCTGGTCAGCCTCGAGCTGTTCGACTGGCCGACCCACCTCGCGGAGATCTTCACCCTGACCAGTCAGCCGGCGGCACTGGCGGCGGCGCTCCCCGTGGCCGCCGCGCCGCTTGCGTCGGTCGGCGGCCTGGCGGGCCTGGCCGGGCTGGCCGCCATACCGCAACCGGTTGTGGCGTCGGCGGTTCCGCTCACCGTGCCCCCCGTGTTGCCCGCCGTCGCGTTAGCCCCGACGCTCACGAGCGTGGCCGGGGTTGCCCCGTCGGCGCCGCCGCCCGCGCCCACGCCTTCGGGGCCGCCCGCCCCGGCGGGCCCCGCGCCGACACCGCCGCCCGCGGGCGCCGGGCCGGCGGCCTTTTTCCCGCCCTATGCGGTGGGGCCTCCGAGTATCGGGTTCGGTTCGGGCATGAGCACGGGTGCCAGCGCCAGCGCGAAAAAGAAAGCGCCCGAACCGGACATCGCCGCGGTGGCGGCCGCGGCGAGCGCGCGGGAGGCGGCGCGAGCGCGGCGGCGCCAGCGGCAGCGGCAACGCGACTATGGCAATGAATTCGCGGATATGAACGTCGAGGTCGATCCGGACTGGGCGGCGCCGGACGCTGGGACCCGGGCGTCGGATAGTGGTGCGGGGAACCTGGGCTTCGCCGGTACTGCGCGCGAGCACGGCGCGGCCGAAGCGGCCGGATTGACCACACTGGCCGCCGACGATCTCGGCGACGGACCGCGGATGCCGATGGTGCCGGGCACCTGGGATCCACACGCGGCCAAACCCGACAACGAAGCGTGACGGCCGCAGAAGTCAGGTCGGCAGCGCCCCGGCCGGTGCGGTTGGCCAGGCCGCCGGAAGCCGGACACCGACGGGCACACCTCGCGCCGCCGGCGGAGCGTCCAGGCGACGACGTTCGGCAACGGCCGCGCCCATGAGGTCCCTGCCCCGACTGCGCGTCGGGTCGATGGGGTTGCTGGTAACTGCGCTGCTTGCATGCGCTTTCGCGGCGCCGATGCTGCGCGACGCGGTCTTCGGCAGTGCGGCGTTGTCCACGGCGGGAACGGTGTTCTGTGGCGTGTTCGTCCAGGCGGTTCCGTTCCTGGTGCTCGGTGTCCTGGTCAGCGGCTTGATCGCGGTGTTCGTGTCACCGGTGCGGTTGGCGTGCCTACTGCCCCGTCGTCAGACGCTGGCGGTGATGGTCGCCGGTGTGGCCGGGGCGGCATTGCCCGGCTGTGAATGCGGTTCCGTCCCGGTGGCCCGGCGGTTGTTCGGCGAGGGCGGGGCCACGGGCGCGGCCGCGTTGACGTTTATGCTGGCCGCCCCGGCGATCAACCCGGTGGTTATGGTGGCCACCGCCGTCGCGTTCCCGGACGCACCCGCGATGGTTCTTGCGCGAATGGGTGCCTCGTTGCTGACCGCGTCGATCATCGGCTGGGCGTGGTCACGGTGGGGCCGTCCGGAGTGGATCACCCGGCGGTTGCCCGCATCCGCGCATCGGCCCGAATCGCGCTGGGTGTTGTTCGCCGAGGCGGCGCGGCACGACTTTCTGCAGGCAGCTCCGTATTTGGTGGTGGGTGCCGCCGCGGCCGCAGCGCTGCATGTCCTGGTGCCGCAGCGGGTGTTCGCGTATCTGGCGGGGGACGTCGCCCTCGGTGTGCTGACAATGGCCGCGTTGGCGGTGGTACTGGCGTTGTGTTCGGAGGCCGATGCCTTCGTGGCGGCGAGCATGACGATGGTGCCGCTCCTACCGCGGCTCGTGTTTCTCGTCGTCGGTCCGGCGGTCGACGTGAAACTGTTCGCCATGCAAGCGGGGATGTTCGGGCGCGCCTTCGCAACCCGGTTCGCCCCCTGCACCTTCGTCGTTGCGGTCGCGTGTGCGTGCGCGGTCGGATTTCTCGTTCTCGGCGGTGCGTGATGAGCCGCGAAACCGAGAACACCGTCCTGCTGTTGGTCGGCGTCGGCCTCGTGATGATCGGGTGGTCGGGCGAGTTCACCCGGTACGTCAATCCCGGATTGCTGCCGTGGTTGATCGCGTCCGCGGTGCTGCTCATCGCCCTGGCGCTATGCGTGGTCGTCGACGACATCCGCAGAGGTGGGCCGAGGGCCAGTGCTGCGGCCGACCAGCACGGGCAAGCGCATTCACACACGGCCGGCATCGTGTGGCTGCTTGTCGTGCCGATCGTGCTCCTGTGTTTCGTGCCCCCTCCGGTGCTGCGGCCCTCCGCCGCCGCCCCGGTCGTGACATCAATACCGGCTAGGGGGCATGCATTCCCGCCGCTGCCCTCCGGAAGGGCCCCCGATGTATCTCTGCCGGAGGTGCTCATGCGCGAAGCGCAGGACACCACAGGTTCGCTCACGAATCGGCCGATCACCGTGACCGGGTTTGTCCTCAACGAGGCGCGAGGGGTAGACCTTGGCCGCATCGTCATCATTTGTTGCTCGGCGGACGCGCAGTTGGCGCGCATCCATCTGGGTGGGCCTGCCGCCGGCGAGGCGGCCGGACTCCCGGACGACACCTGGTTGCGCGTGGAAGGCAGAGTCCCACCGCGCCAACCGAATTCCGCCCGAACGCCGACGCTGCAGGCGACCGCGGTCACCCGCATCGACACCCCCGCCAATCCCTACGCCTACCCACATTAGAGGGCCTGTCAGTTGCTTTGACGGTTCTCGTCAGTCCAAATCCGATGCCTGGTGAGACGCGTTGGGATGGGGGAGTTTTCCCATTGCCCGAGCTCCAGCCAATCGCGAAGGGCCGCTGCCTGGCCGTAGTCGGCGATGGGACCGATCCAGTGCGGTTGCCCGCGGGCGGCTCGGTCGCCCGTGCAGGGCTGAACCAGGGCCATCACGCCGCGCCCAGTGGGGCGAGACGCACAGGTGAGTGGTCCCAGAAGGCATGCGGCCGCCACGAGCATGCCGTGCGGGCAACGCCGGATGGTTGGGCGCAGTTCGTCGATGATCGAGAGATCGCCTTCCGCACTGCACGCGGTACACACGATGACGGTGAACGGCCGGTCGGTGCCTCGGTGTCGGTCGGTCATCTCCGTTTCCTCGTATCAGTATGCGACACGGATTTTTTCATTAACCGGTGGCTCGTCCCGGATACGGCAGAAGTGCCATCTCGCGGGCATTCTTGATGGCCATTGCCACCTGTCGTTGCTGCTGGACACTCAGACCGGTGACGTGGCGGGAGCGGATCTTGCCGCGGTCGGAGAGGAACACGCGCAGCGTGGCGGTGTCCTTGTAGTCGACCGCGCTGAGCCCGAGGCCGGCGAGCAGGTTCTTCTTGGGGGACTTGGTGTTCGGCGTGCGTCGCGGGCGCGGAGGCTTCTTCGCCATCACCAGCTGGCCTTCCGGACACCGGGGAGCTGGCCGGCATGGGCCATTTCGCGCACGCGGACCCTCGACAAGCCGAACTTGCGTAGGTGCCCGCGCGGACGTCCGTCGACGGCATCGCGGTTGCGCAGCCGGACCGCGCTGGCGTCGCGGGGTTGGCGCGACAACTCGCGTTGCGCCGCCTCCCGTTGCCCGGCAGTGCTGGACGGCGAGCGGATGATCTCTTTGAGTTCGGCGCGGCGGGTGGCGTAGCGCGCCACGACCGCGCGACGCCGGTCGTTCTTGACGATCTTGGATTTCTTGGCCACGTTCAGCGCTCCTCTCGGAAGTCGACGTGCCCGCGGATCACCGGGTCGTATTTGCGCAGCACCAGCCGGTCGGGGTCATTTCGCCGGTTCTTTCGGGTCACGTAGGTGTAGCCGGTGCCCGCCGTGGAGCGCAGTTTCACCAACGGGCGGATGTCGTTGCGCGCCATCAGATTCGCTGTCCTTGCTGGCGCAACCGGGCCACGACGGCCTCGATGCCGTCGCGATCGATGACCTTGATCCCTTTGGTGCTGACCCGCAGC
This genomic window from Mycobacterium saskatchewanense contains:
- the cmtR gene encoding Cd(II)/Pb(II)-sensing metalloregulatory transcriptional regulator CmtR codes for the protein MLTCEDHEVALARVGRALADPTRCRILVALLGGAGYPGQLASRLGLTRSNVSNHLSCLRGCGLVAARYEGRQVRYELADPHLARALGELVQVVLAVDCEAPNV
- a CDS encoding cation transporter, which produces MLVAATISYNVVEAAVAIGAGSAASSTALIGFGLDSVIEVSSATAVAWQFSGADPEARERTALKLIAVSFFALAGYVTVESVRSLWGAEAAAHSVVGIWLAALSLVVMPVLSRAQRRAGRELGSASAVADSKQTLLCTYLSGVLLVGLLLNSLLGWSWADPAVALIIAAVALREGREAWRGRHCC
- a CDS encoding permease translates to MRSLPRLRVGSMGLLVTALLACAFAAPMLRDAVFGSAALSTAGTVFCGVFVQAVPFLVLGVLVSGLIAVFVSPVRLACLLPRRQTLAVMVAGVAGAALPGCECGSVPVARRLFGEGGATGAAALTFMLAAPAINPVVMVATAVAFPDAPAMVLARMGASLLTASIIGWAWSRWGRPEWITRRLPASAHRPESRWVLFAEAARHDFLQAAPYLVVGAAAAAALHVLVPQRVFAYLAGDVALGVLTMAALAVVLALCSEADAFVAASMTMVPLLPRLVFLVVGPAVDVKLFAMQAGMFGRAFATRFAPCTFVVAVACACAVGFLVLGGA
- a CDS encoding TetR/AcrR family transcriptional regulator; translation: MAGMSATSRDRPYRGIEAAQRLATRRNRLLAAGLDLLGAERQDFSAVTVRSVCRHAGLAARYFYESFPDKDEFVAAVFDWVIADLAATTQAAVAAVGRHEQNRAGMDNIVRTIAGDGRVGRLLFSTQLADPVVVRKRAESSALFAMLSGRHVGDALRLPANDRIKAAAHFVVGGVGQTISAWLAGDVRLEPEQLVDQLAALLDELAEPHLYRLTETAENATAGAPDRPTRASG
- a CDS encoding oxygenase MpaB family protein, which gives rise to MPVLHQTVGEPIPHVERGVSDPPRRGRRRRAVPIDEALMGISLLAGPANVIMQLARPGVGYGVMESRVESGRVDLHPVKRARTTFTYLAVALRGSDSQKAAFRRAVNRAHAQVYSLPESPVPYHAFDVDLQLWVGACLYKGGVDIYRTFLGELSDEDADRHYREGMALATTLQVPPERWPADRAAFDRYWQESLAKVRIDDAVRDYLYPIAASRIPGLALPPRLQRAADSLPLLITTGFLPQRFRDEMRLPWDAARQRRFDRLVTLLRAGNRMMPRSVRQFPFNVLLADVDRRIRTGRPLV
- the rpmG gene encoding 50S ribosomal protein L33, which encodes MARNDIRPLVKLRSTAGTGYTYVTRKNRRNDPDRLVLRKYDPVIRGHVDFREER
- a CDS encoding PPE family protein; amino-acid sequence: MTSPIWMASPPEVHSALLSSGPGPGPLLAAAGAWDALSAEYDSVAAELSSTLAAAQAGAWEGPSAESYVAAHGPFLAWLTQAGAASAEMAAGHQTMAVAYTTALAAMPTLPELATNHVVHSVLLATNFFGINTVPIAVNEADYVRMWVQAATTMAAYQAASSATAASAPQAAPAPQIVKSGAQTPAQPSAAGNPLQAVEQFLQNFVQQIQNLGQQIQNFNPFTEFENAVNNPQLDAFLQQFGIGNDAVAHDPVVDNALDDFIANILRNFGYNWNPAEGTLNGLDYDDYTDPTMAAFWVARSLELSEDFQQFFVLLQTNPVAAIQYLVSLELFDWPTHLAEIFTLTSQPAALAAALPVAAAPLASVGGLAGLAGLAAIPQPVVASAVPLTVPPVLPAVALAPTLTSVAGVAPSAPPPAPTPSGPPAPAGPAPTPPPAGAGPAAFFPPYAVGPPSIGFGSGMSTGASASAKKKAPEPDIAAVAAAASAREAARARRRQRQRQRDYGNEFADMNVEVDPDWAAPDAGTRASDSGAGNLGFAGTAREHGAAEAAGLTTLAADDLGDGPRMPMVPGTWDPHAAKPDNEA
- a CDS encoding TIGR03943 family putative permease subunit, giving the protein MSRETENTVLLLVGVGLVMIGWSGEFTRYVNPGLLPWLIASAVLLIALALCVVVDDIRRGGPRASAAADQHGQAHSHTAGIVWLLVVPIVLLCFVPPPVLRPSAAAPVVTSIPARGHAFPPLPSGRAPDVSLPEVLMREAQDTTGSLTNRPITVTGFVLNEARGVDLGRIVIICCSADAQLARIHLGGPAAGEAAGLPDDTWLRVEGRVPPRQPNSARTPTLQATAVTRIDTPANPYAYPH
- the rpsN gene encoding 30S ribosomal protein S14, with translation MAKKSKIVKNDRRRAVVARYATRRAELKEIIRSPSSTAGQREAAQRELSRQPRDASAVRLRNRDAVDGRPRGHLRKFGLSRVRVREMAHAGQLPGVRKASW